From the genome of Brachionichthys hirsutus isolate HB-005 chromosome 9, CSIRO-AGI_Bhir_v1, whole genome shotgun sequence:
GAACACCTGTGTAGTTAGTTGTTTTATTGAGTGATTCTCGGGGGCTAATGCCGATAGCTTAGCCTGCTAGCTAGCGATGGTATGTCGTCGTTGCTTGTTGCAGCAGTGagataaaacaaacaacagcaGACTGGCAGGCACCTTTGCTGCACTATTAACGCTGGCCATGAATGCGCGGCTCTATTGACGTCTCTTCGCGGATCATTTGCGCTGTCTTGAATCCTCCGTGTTGACATATTCACTAGACTTGTTCCTGTAAGTTCTGTTGAGGTGCAACAGCGTTCACAGGATCCCTCGCTTCTTCTGAAGTGTGTCATCTCGCTATCTTCATTAGGGGATGAGACGTGATCGGCTTATTTCGCAGCTTCGGGCTTGTTGACGCTGTTAGCCGAGGATGGCGCAGGCTGGATCGCAGCTCGACTACCACGTCCTGCAGGACCTCAAGCAGCGTTTCCCAGAGATCCCAGAGGGGGTTGTGTCACAGTGCCTTCTgcaggtacacgcacacgcacacacacacacaatgtattGCTGCATGTGCTCAGATAAGCTTGTTGGAAAATTTTGGAACATggttaaatacatttacagtatattgGCATCATCTATTTGTTTTGGCTGCCTCAGAACAACAATAATGTGGATgtctgctgccacctgctggctcAGGAGAGCAACAGATTCCTGTACGGCGAGTTCCATCACAGTCCAGAGGACGGGCGACTGAGCCGAAACCACATGCTGCAGATCAGCCTGGGCTACCCGGGCTCCGAGGCAAGCAAAGCgaacggaggagcagcaggagtaGGTTGCTCCTTGGTGCACAGCACCAGTGACAGTCATATTGAACCTCAGCGACCCAGCTACCCAGAGCCAATGTCGGCCCCTGCTGCCGTGGCCCCCTCCCCTGGTTATAACCCTTTCTTTATTAATGATCAGAGCCGGTCGGCGAGCACTCCCACGCCGCCACCCACAATGCAGGGCATGTCTCCCACGTACGCCCCAGTTCCACGTTACACTATAAACCCTTTATCAGTCACTGTTTCGCAAAGCATACCAAATGCCTCGCAGGCTCTGCAGATTCTCCCTGGTCACTACGGTAACAGCACCAACACCACCCTGTATATTCGGCCTTCGCCCTCCCAGAGCCCACAGCCAGCGCCATGGCCGTCCCCAGGGGTTCCCGTTTATCAGCATCAGCAGTCCCCGTACAGTACTCACACATATGGCTCACCTTACAGCTCCCCTCAGCATCAGGTACAGCCACCCCAGCCGCAACCCCAGCACCAGCAGTATGTCTTCCTCCCTATAAGCCCCCCAACCCTTCCCAGCATGCCCTACCACCACCAGCAACAACAGCCAGCAGGTTATAGGCCCTACCATACAAAAAGCTCCCTAAAGAACCAGATAGAGATAACCCTGGAGGGGCCACGACCTCGCAGCAACTCGCCTGTTCACACTCCCCACCCTCAAGGAGCTCTTTACATGGCCACCAGCCCATCGCCCAGCTCCCCTTCAAGGGGCATCTCTATGAGTGGCCCTCCAGGCCCAGCGTCCTTCCAACACGGCATGTACCTGCAGCATCAGGGCCCAGCGAGGCCTCGACCTGCCTCCTCTCCTCAACCGGGTCAGTCGGCCTACACCTTCAAAATCAAAGTGTCCCCGGGAGGCCAAGCACAGAGGCCGCCCGGTTCTCCTCCGGTGGCTGGAGCGGAGTCTCTTCTCAACATGGTAGACCAAGGGGCACACAATGCCGCCCCCGCGCCCATTCTCCCCATCTCCGCTCTACCCGGAAATGTGGTCAATCAACTGCAGCCGATGCCCCGGCGCTCCAGCTCAGGCTCCGATGACTATGCCTACACACAAGGTAAGGATTCCGGAAGAGGTTTCAGCTTGTTGTGTACATTTGGGACTTTCTTAGAGTTGACACTTTTAAGGACCGTGTTGACCTGATGTTCTGTTTTCTTGCTATACTATGTTAACATATGTACAGTACACACCCTGTCTACTTACTCTGTTGGCCCTGCACTGTATCAAAAAggtaataatgaaataataagcGTGTAATTTAGGGAACCGTTTGAAAGAGTCctgataaaataatgaaatcccAAAAACCTGATATAAACCAGGGCGTATCTCACAACGTGATTTGTCTGTGTTGCTGCCTTTTTAATGCTTTCGATGAGATGCAACCCTTTAATGTCCGTGCTGACTTCTAAGGTAGTAATGGAGTAAGATGCATTTAAATGGAATATGGTGTGTGTTGTGCTCCCGTCCAGCTCTCTTGCTCCACCAGCGGGCCAGGATGGAGCGTCTGTTGAAAGAGTTGTTGCTCGAGAGGCAGAAACTCGAGCATCTGAAGGCTGACGTCAACAGTATGGAATATGACGCCCTGCAAAGACGCTTTCGGAGGGTCAGCTCCACCAATCTTATACCCAGAGTAAGGGCTGAACATatatttggattttcttttcttttttatactaGCAGAAATCTGTTTATCCCTttttaaaacagacaaacaaacgccggtgattacatcaCCTCCGCCTCGGTCAAATACCGAATTGTTCGACTACTTCGTCATTCGATAAacgaggttccgctgtatttT
Proteins encoded in this window:
- the tab3 gene encoding TGF-beta-activated kinase 1 and MAP3K7-binding protein 3, which translates into the protein MAQAGSQLDYHVLQDLKQRFPEIPEGVVSQCLLQNNNNVDVCCHLLAQESNRFLYGEFHHSPEDGRLSRNHMLQISLGYPGSEASKANGGAAGVGCSLVHSTSDSHIEPQRPSYPEPMSAPAAVAPSPGYNPFFINDQSRSASTPTPPPTMQGMSPTYAPVPRYTINPLSVTVSQSIPNASQALQILPGHYGNSTNTTLYIRPSPSQSPQPAPWPSPGVPVYQHQQSPYSTHTYGSPYSSPQHQVQPPQPQPQHQQYVFLPISPPTLPSMPYHHQQQQPAGYRPYHTKSSLKNQIEITLEGPRPRSNSPVHTPHPQGALYMATSPSPSSPSRGISMSGPPGPASFQHGMYLQHQGPARPRPASSPQPGQSAYTFKIKVSPGGQAQRPPGSPPVAGAESLLNMVDQGAHNAAPAPILPISALPGNVVNQLQPMPRRSSSGSDDYAYTQALLLHQRARMERLLKELLLERQKLEHLKADVNSMEYDALQRRFRRVSSTNLIPRPEEMTRLRSLNRQLQIDIDCTLKETDLLQSRGKFDPKAMSNFYDNIQPGPVVPPKPRRKEEEQVSKPIPGPQRDEDFEGAHWNCEICTFLNHPALNRCEQCEMPRHT